One genomic region from Candidatus Chlorobium masyuteum encodes:
- a CDS encoding type II toxin-antitoxin system RelE/ParE family toxin translates to MKYTVRFTPEVEEDLVRLYAFLLEKDPKTAEEALNAIANGLGFLRDFPFSCRKALPENPLLRELLVSDGKSGYVALFEIEDQSTVTVLALRYQQEDDYY, encoded by the coding sequence TTGAAGTACACTGTCCGCTTTACTCCTGAAGTCGAAGAAGATCTTGTGCGGCTTTATGCATTTCTTCTTGAAAAAGATCCGAAGACGGCTGAAGAGGCACTCAACGCAATTGCCAATGGACTCGGTTTTTTAAGGGATTTTCCTTTCAGTTGCCGTAAAGCGCTTCCCGAAAATCCACTGCTTCGTGAACTCCTTGTTTCAGACGGAAAATCGGGTTATGTCGCCCTTTTCGAAATCGAGGATCAAAGTACTGTTACCGTTCTTGCCTTGCGTTACCAGCAAGAAGATGACTATTACTGA
- a CDS encoding type II toxin-antitoxin system RelE family toxin: MGSYSIHWKNSAVKELKKLANEIIPEIVNTVNDLAVDPLPPGCKKMRGSVQTYRIRKGDYRIIYSIEHEQLVIHVIRVGHRKDIYEKFNP, encoded by the coding sequence ATGGGCAGCTATAGCATTCACTGGAAAAATTCCGCTGTCAAAGAGCTGAAAAAGCTTGCCAACGAGATTATTCCTGAAATTGTGAACACAGTAAATGATCTTGCAGTTGACCCATTACCACCTGGATGTAAAAAGATGCGAGGATCAGTACAAACCTACAGAATTCGTAAAGGTGATTACCGGATTATCTATTCAATCGAGCATGAACAACTCGTTATTCATGTTATAAGAGTTGGACATCGCAAAGATATTTATGAAAAGTTCAATCCTTGA
- a CDS encoding tetratricopeptide repeat protein, which yields MTPSLPYSRSGLSRFIACALLASLTILTSCNRKSDEIANLQQQVWKNPQDAGGFMLLGNALARKQRYNEATEAFKNALALNPGLDHAEQALGTIAFNQKNYAGALGYFQKHLERAPKDSMRLYDVGNVYMQMQQYEKASTAYSDAIDNSEAFAEAHYNLAICYIHTGRRAEAEAIYEWLLVKNNYLAVSLQRHFNKEKSGSSEKR from the coding sequence ATGACTCCTTCACTACCCTATTCAAGGTCCGGACTGTCTCGCTTCATTGCTTGCGCTCTGCTGGCCAGCCTCACCATTTTGACATCCTGCAACCGTAAATCGGATGAAATTGCAAATCTGCAGCAGCAGGTATGGAAAAATCCTCAGGATGCCGGCGGTTTTATGCTTCTCGGCAACGCTCTGGCCCGTAAACAGCGTTATAATGAAGCAACCGAAGCATTCAAAAACGCTCTTGCCTTAAATCCCGGGCTTGATCATGCAGAACAGGCCCTGGGGACGATCGCTTTCAATCAGAAAAACTATGCCGGAGCACTGGGATATTTTCAGAAACACCTTGAACGCGCGCCAAAAGACTCAATGCGTCTTTATGATGTCGGCAATGTCTATATGCAGATGCAGCAGTATGAGAAAGCTTCCACCGCATACAGTGATGCCATAGATAACAGCGAAGCATTTGCAGAGGCCCACTACAATCTTGCAATCTGCTATATTCATACCGGCAGAAGGGCTGAAGCCGAGGCGATTTATGAATGGCTTCTTGTGAAAAACAATTATCTTGCCGTCTCGCTGCAGCGCCATTTCAATAAGGAAAAATCTGGTAGTAGTGAAAAACGGTAA
- the menB gene encoding 1,4-dihydroxy-2-naphthoyl-CoA synthase encodes MSAVNWIPAGEFTDILYHKAEGIAKITINRPERRNAFRPQTVDEMIEALQNARNDQEIGVVILTGQGDLAFCSGGDQKIRGNAGYDDGKGVNKLNVLDFQRDIRTCPKPVIAMVAGYSIGGGHVLHMLCDLTIAAENAIFGQTGPKVGSFDGGWGASYMARLVGQKKAREIWYLCRQYNAAEALAMGLVNTVVPLDRLEEETVKWCREILANSPMAIRCLKAALNADCDGQAGLQELAGNATMLYYMSEEGQEGRNAFVEKRKPDFSKFPKRP; translated from the coding sequence ATGAGCGCTGTAAACTGGATACCGGCCGGTGAATTTACCGACATTCTCTACCATAAAGCCGAAGGAATCGCCAAAATCACCATCAACCGCCCTGAAAGACGCAATGCATTCCGCCCGCAGACGGTTGACGAAATGATCGAGGCCCTTCAGAACGCTCGCAATGACCAGGAGATCGGCGTGGTCATCCTGACCGGTCAGGGCGACCTGGCCTTCTGCTCGGGAGGCGACCAGAAAATAAGGGGAAACGCCGGTTATGATGACGGCAAAGGGGTGAACAAGCTCAACGTGCTCGACTTCCAGCGTGACATCCGCACCTGCCCGAAACCGGTCATCGCCATGGTTGCAGGCTACTCAATCGGTGGCGGTCATGTGCTGCATATGCTCTGCGACCTTACCATTGCGGCTGAAAATGCCATCTTCGGCCAGACCGGTCCGAAAGTCGGCTCTTTTGACGGCGGATGGGGTGCAAGCTACATGGCCCGTCTTGTCGGCCAGAAAAAAGCCCGCGAGATCTGGTATCTCTGCCGCCAGTACAATGCAGCTGAAGCCCTTGCCATGGGCCTCGTCAACACTGTTGTACCGCTCGATCGACTTGAAGAGGAGACCGTAAAATGGTGTCGTGAGATTCTTGCCAACTCACCGATGGCCATCCGCTGCCTGAAGGCTGCGCTGAATGCCGACTGCGACGGCCAGGCAGGCCTGCAGGAGCTGGCCGGAAATGCCACCATGCTCTACTATATGAGTGAAGAGGGACAGGAGGGCAGAAACGCGTTTGTTGAAAAACGCAAGCCTGACTTCAGCAAGTTTCCCAAAAGACCGTGA
- the menH gene encoding 2-succinyl-6-hydroxy-2,4-cyclohexadiene-1-carboxylate synthase: protein MNVPSLLIGDQALPRIVFLHGFLGSGSDWLAVARELERDYCSVLVDLPGHGETPIPKVPKEGNPELFFMETVDALAAELRRSAAAPCFLVGYSMGGRVALALMMRHPDLFTKAVIVSASPGLRTEEEQAARRKSDEGIARKIEKNFEGFIQAWYEQPLFATLKNHPLFHEIERERKINNPGNLASALRLLGTGVQPSLWDALAQNRVPTQFFAGEKDLKFVEIGRQMVNLCPDSTLEIFSGCGHTLHIENRELFLDRLKTFFNKQQPS from the coding sequence ATGAACGTCCCCTCATTGCTCATCGGAGACCAGGCTTTGCCGCGGATTGTGTTTTTGCACGGGTTTCTCGGGTCGGGGAGCGACTGGCTGGCTGTCGCAAGGGAGCTTGAACGGGATTACTGCTCTGTGCTGGTGGACCTTCCGGGTCATGGAGAAACGCCGATACCCAAAGTACCCAAAGAGGGCAACCCTGAGCTGTTTTTCATGGAGACCGTTGATGCCCTGGCGGCGGAGTTGAGGCGTTCTGCGGCGGCTCCCTGCTTTCTCGTGGGTTACTCCATGGGTGGGCGTGTGGCGCTTGCCCTCATGATGCGCCACCCGGATCTCTTCACAAAAGCGGTTATTGTCTCCGCCTCCCCCGGTCTCAGAACCGAAGAGGAGCAGGCTGCCCGCCGCAAAAGCGATGAAGGGATTGCCCGAAAAATCGAGAAGAACTTTGAGGGGTTCATTCAAGCCTGGTATGAGCAACCGCTCTTTGCAACCCTGAAAAACCATCCCCTCTTTCACGAGATTGAGCGCGAACGGAAAATCAACAATCCCGGAAACCTCGCTTCAGCGCTCAGGCTCCTCGGAACCGGAGTACAGCCCTCACTATGGGATGCACTGGCGCAAAACAGGGTGCCGACACAATTTTTTGCCGGTGAAAAAGACCTTAAATTCGTTGAGATTGGGCGCCAAATGGTTAATTTATGCCCTGACTCCACGCTTGAGATCTTTTCCGGCTGCGGCCATACGCTGCACATTGAAAACCGGGAGCTGTTTCTCGACCGCCTGAAAACATTTTTCAACAAGCAACAACCATCCTGA
- a CDS encoding isochorismate synthase — MMSEHYHTITPSAELLSIEKAVASLKTALSLYDDKLDAGRDHKNHLVTFSQPVHPADLPEWLSVQTIYPRVFWMNREKDYAVAGIGIADTITYDGEGNNDEMFRQFERSLARKTPHARYFGGFHFNNSERQDPIWQEFSTFSFVLPLVQLTFENAHYSLSCHLWIEQGDVVITKIRELTDVLDRLVTNTDCSASKLPELLNISYNPDETRWIELCRKALRTFTSGEMEKIMLARQTILEFSATLSPLLFLLRYPYPENAIYRFYFEPAENRAFFSFSPERLYRRNGNQLLTEALAGTCSKEMIKGGDHHASEALLNSEKDIREHNFVRAMIYEDLFPICSEIDMEEDVCVMQLNRLAHLYTRCSATLKPEFENDSDVLKRLHPTPAVGGVPKEPALQHIMELEPFSRGWYAAPVGWISRDAAEFSVAIRSALVNGRFTYLYSGAGLVTGSDPLSEWNEVDQKIGDILTITRQEA; from the coding sequence ATGATGAGTGAGCATTACCATACCATTACACCTTCAGCGGAACTCCTGTCTATCGAAAAGGCTGTTGCAAGCCTGAAAACTGCTTTAAGCCTTTACGATGACAAGCTTGATGCGGGCAGAGATCACAAGAACCATCTTGTAACCTTCTCGCAGCCTGTTCATCCTGCAGACCTGCCAGAATGGCTCTCTGTGCAGACGATATATCCCAGAGTGTTCTGGATGAACCGTGAAAAGGATTATGCTGTAGCCGGAATCGGCATTGCTGACACCATTACGTATGACGGAGAAGGCAATAACGACGAGATGTTCAGGCAGTTCGAACGCTCCCTGGCCCGCAAAACTCCCCACGCCCGCTATTTCGGAGGGTTCCACTTCAACAACAGCGAGAGACAGGATCCAATCTGGCAGGAGTTTTCCACCTTCTCTTTTGTACTGCCACTTGTCCAGCTGACATTCGAGAACGCACACTACTCCCTTTCATGCCATCTCTGGATTGAACAGGGTGATGTTGTCATAACAAAAATCCGTGAGCTGACCGATGTGCTTGACCGGCTCGTAACCAACACCGACTGCTCTGCGTCGAAACTCCCGGAACTGCTCAACATCTCCTATAATCCGGATGAAACCCGATGGATTGAGCTTTGCAGAAAAGCGCTCCGGACGTTTACCAGCGGGGAGATGGAGAAGATAATGCTGGCACGGCAGACCATACTGGAGTTCAGTGCGACACTCTCTCCGCTCCTCTTCCTGCTTCGCTATCCCTATCCGGAAAATGCGATCTACAGATTCTACTTTGAGCCGGCTGAAAACCGGGCATTTTTCAGCTTTTCACCCGAACGGCTCTACCGCAGAAACGGCAACCAGCTCCTGACTGAAGCGCTTGCCGGAACCTGTTCGAAAGAGATGATCAAAGGCGGTGACCATCACGCTTCAGAGGCACTCCTGAATTCAGAAAAAGATATCCGCGAGCATAACTTTGTCAGGGCGATGATCTACGAAGACCTCTTCCCGATATGCAGCGAAATTGACATGGAGGAGGATGTCTGTGTTATGCAGTTGAACCGACTTGCACACCTCTATACCCGCTGCTCGGCAACACTCAAGCCGGAATTCGAAAATGACAGCGATGTACTGAAACGCCTCCATCCAACTCCTGCTGTCGGCGGCGTCCCGAAGGAGCCCGCACTTCAGCATATCATGGAGCTCGAACCCTTCAGCCGGGGCTGGTATGCCGCACCTGTCGGCTGGATCAGCCGTGATGCTGCTGAATTTTCCGTAGCCATCCGCTCGGCGCTTGTCAACGGACGCTTCACCTATCTCTACTCCGGTGCAGGACTGGTAACAGGATCGGATCCCCTCTCTGAATGGAACGAGGTTGATCAGAAAATCGGCGACATACTGACTATAACCCGTCAGGAAGCATGA
- the menE gene encoding o-succinylbenzoate--CoA ligase — MDLVGRAAKRFGSAPAIMMKGKSLSFLECDERARHIAGLLCKEGFRAGDIVALLSVNTPELVITLLGLLKAGMIAAPLNSRFPEELIRTTVQNLRPKLLLTGSSAQLLYFGCRTSPLTSLLEDASRFAAGESMVPPEEMSRPVTIIHTSASSGKAKAAVHTFANHWYSALGSEENLPFGPGDCWLLSLPLYHIGGYALLFRAFVSGGCLAIAESDEPLASSLGNFPLTHLSLVPTQLYRLLAQSESALRLSRLKAVLLGGSSAPKSLLEESVRQHIPLYLSYGSTEMSSQIATTPGPINSPEQNSGMVLPWRELRKAADGELLVRGATLFSGYLTNRGIQLQTDSEGWFHTSDIGTLSEEGVVTVIGRKDNMFISGGENIHPEEIEKALMMIEGIREAVVVPIPDREYGERPVAFIESEEENAPDEGAINLAMNSGIGKLKSPVRYCRVEAWRTLPGSQKIDRGWYKLQALPISRSSGA, encoded by the coding sequence ATGGACCTTGTAGGCAGAGCTGCAAAACGTTTCGGCAGCGCTCCTGCAATCATGATGAAGGGAAAAAGCCTCTCATTCCTGGAGTGTGATGAGAGGGCCCGCCATATTGCCGGGCTGCTCTGCAAGGAGGGATTTCGGGCGGGCGACATAGTCGCACTGCTCTCGGTAAATACCCCCGAACTGGTCATCACCCTGCTTGGTCTGCTTAAAGCCGGAATGATTGCCGCTCCGCTCAACAGCCGGTTTCCCGAAGAGCTGATCCGGACTACCGTGCAGAACCTTCGCCCGAAACTGCTGCTGACCGGCAGCTCTGCTCAACTCCTTTACTTCGGATGCAGAACTTCGCCGCTCACCTCACTGCTTGAAGATGCCTCGCGCTTTGCCGCTGGGGAGAGCATGGTGCCACCCGAAGAGATGTCGCGCCCGGTTACCATTATTCATACCTCGGCCAGCTCGGGAAAAGCAAAAGCCGCCGTTCACACCTTTGCCAATCACTGGTACAGTGCTCTCGGCTCCGAAGAGAACCTCCCTTTCGGACCCGGAGATTGCTGGCTGCTCTCACTCCCGCTCTATCACATCGGGGGTTACGCCCTGCTTTTCAGAGCATTTGTTTCGGGTGGATGCCTTGCGATTGCAGAATCCGATGAGCCGCTTGCAAGCTCACTCGGGAACTTCCCGCTCACCCATCTCTCGCTGGTACCGACTCAACTCTACCGCCTGCTGGCCCAAAGCGAAAGCGCCCTGCGCCTGAGCCGACTGAAAGCTGTGCTGCTTGGCGGCAGCTCTGCTCCGAAGTCACTGCTTGAGGAGAGTGTACGGCAGCATATCCCCCTCTATCTGAGCTACGGCTCAACCGAGATGAGCTCACAGATTGCCACTACTCCAGGACCGATAAATAGCCCGGAACAGAACAGCGGAATGGTTCTGCCCTGGAGAGAGCTGCGCAAAGCGGCAGATGGGGAACTGCTGGTCAGGGGGGCAACCCTTTTTTCAGGATACCTCACCAACCGGGGTATTCAGCTGCAAACCGACAGCGAGGGATGGTTTCACACCAGCGATATCGGCACGCTCTCTGAAGAGGGAGTGGTGACGGTAATCGGACGCAAGGATAACATGTTTATCTCCGGAGGAGAGAACATTCACCCCGAAGAGATCGAGAAAGCGCTGATGATGATCGAGGGAATACGCGAAGCTGTTGTAGTGCCTATTCCTGATCGTGAATATGGCGAGCGGCCGGTGGCATTCATTGAGAGTGAAGAGGAAAACGCTCCCGATGAGGGAGCTATCAACCTTGCGATGAACTCGGGAATCGGTAAACTCAAAAGCCCTGTACGGTACTGCCGGGTAGAAGCGTGGAGAACCCTGCCGGGTTCGCAGAAGATTGACAGGGGGTGGTACAAACTGCAAGCTCTACCAATATCCCGCTCCTCCGGAGCTTAA
- a CDS encoding UbiA family prenyltransferase, with product MTKPTLIGLYRLFRFELSSTAGACALLGELLALGYLPSFRQAALGFLTIFCISATALILNDFFDIETDRINAPYRPLPSGLVSKAEALLLATVVALLGFLSGWMIGVEAFALVLVVWIAGFLYNWRLKKSGIIGNLIVGFSVGMTFVFGGIMVGNPFEKIVWFLALTTMFVDLGEEIAADALDVEGDRKTGSRSLAVRFGPERAMRIAAGIFSLVIAGSAIPFVFGWLEWLYLPPIVIFDGVIIYSARRLLNPKIPDRINDIRRIYLSGSVMIVVFIIIRLAITAR from the coding sequence ATGACCAAGCCAACATTAATCGGGTTGTACCGGCTTTTCCGTTTTGAACTCTCAAGCACCGCAGGTGCCTGTGCGCTCCTTGGCGAACTCCTTGCACTTGGATACCTTCCTTCTTTTCGTCAGGCAGCACTTGGTTTTCTGACAATCTTCTGCATTTCGGCGACCGCTCTTATTCTCAATGACTTTTTCGATATCGAGACAGATCGGATCAATGCGCCTTACCGTCCACTGCCTTCCGGCCTTGTGTCAAAAGCCGAAGCGCTTCTTCTTGCCACAGTCGTTGCACTCCTCGGCTTCCTTTCCGGTTGGATGATTGGTGTGGAGGCGTTTGCTCTTGTGCTGGTCGTCTGGATTGCCGGATTTCTCTACAACTGGAGGCTAAAGAAGTCAGGAATAATTGGCAATCTCATCGTTGGCTTTTCAGTGGGAATGACCTTTGTGTTCGGGGGTATTATGGTTGGAAATCCTTTTGAAAAAATAGTCTGGTTTCTTGCACTCACAACCATGTTTGTTGACCTTGGAGAAGAGATCGCCGCCGATGCTCTGGATGTTGAGGGTGACCGCAAAACCGGATCGCGTTCGCTGGCTGTTCGTTTCGGCCCGGAGAGAGCAATGAGAATTGCAGCGGGTATTTTTTCATTGGTTATAGCAGGAAGCGCCATCCCTTTTGTGTTCGGCTGGCTTGAATGGCTCTATCTGCCTCCAATTGTCATTTTCGATGGAGTCATTATCTATTCCGCAAGACGGCTGCTCAATCCAAAGATACCAGACCGAATCAACGATATCCGCCGTATCTATCTGAGCGGTTCAGTAATGATAGTGGTGTTTATCATTATCCGGCTTGCGATCACAGCCCGGTAA
- a CDS encoding YlcI/YnfO family protein, with protein sequence MKSASFPSLRVKPELRNAAEEVLQQGESLSSFIESSIRANIDRRLNQKEFITRGLASRDHARITGVYKDADLVVDRLHEMLLEAKKKRH encoded by the coding sequence ATGAAAAGCGCATCCTTCCCATCCCTTCGCGTTAAACCCGAGCTCCGCAATGCAGCCGAAGAGGTTTTGCAGCAGGGGGAAAGCCTCTCTTCATTTATTGAGTCATCTATCCGGGCGAATATTGACCGAAGGCTCAATCAGAAAGAGTTCATTACTCGGGGGCTTGCATCGCGGGACCATGCCCGCATTACCGGGGTATACAAGGATGCTGATCTTGTAGTTGATCGGCTTCATGAGATGCTCCTTGAAGCCAAAAAGAAAAGGCATTGA
- the menC gene encoding o-succinylbenzoate synthase, with amino-acid sequence MKASHVTLYRYAIPFTEPVTVKGVRLLQREGIILALTSRESGKIGYGEIAPLPGLHKELFQSAEAQLVEVLAKHNFVASPIMQEQLYPSVRTGLEMAMINLETANKGGRSAFSPLEESAKEVPLNALLFGDTAKIIERAERLFSLGYRTFKLKITAGKTDDALRSIEALHRTFGQQIKLRLDANQSLLMDEALDFARSAPAGSIDYIEEPLQDPELIGEFHAKTGIPSALDETLWQKPEMLSYIPVAALKALILKPNRLGGISVALHFARYAQENRLKAVFSSAFESGISLSFYTMLAASLSSLPAACGLDTYRYLEYDLLETPFGSKNGLLDAETIYLNAQKVNLRMLKRTSLWTL; translated from the coding sequence GTGAAAGCCTCCCATGTAACACTCTACAGGTATGCCATTCCCTTTACGGAACCGGTAACCGTCAAAGGCGTCAGGCTTCTGCAACGTGAGGGCATTATCCTTGCCCTCACGAGCCGGGAAAGCGGAAAAATCGGCTACGGTGAAATAGCTCCGCTTCCCGGACTGCACAAAGAGCTGTTTCAGTCCGCAGAAGCCCAGCTGGTTGAGGTGCTTGCCAAACATAACTTTGTTGCCTCCCCGATAATGCAGGAGCAGCTCTACCCTTCAGTGCGAACCGGTCTGGAGATGGCGATGATCAACCTTGAAACCGCCAATAAGGGGGGCCGTTCCGCCTTTTCGCCGTTGGAAGAGAGTGCAAAAGAGGTTCCACTCAACGCCCTGCTCTTCGGTGATACAGCAAAGATCATTGAGCGGGCAGAGCGCTTGTTCAGCCTCGGATACCGGACATTCAAGCTCAAGATCACAGCCGGAAAAACCGACGATGCCCTGCGGAGCATTGAAGCGCTTCACCGTACTTTCGGCCAGCAGATCAAACTGCGTCTTGATGCCAATCAGTCGCTTTTGATGGATGAAGCTCTCGATTTTGCCCGAAGCGCTCCTGCCGGCAGCATTGACTATATCGAGGAGCCGCTGCAGGACCCTGAACTGATCGGGGAGTTCCATGCTAAAACAGGGATTCCCTCGGCTCTTGATGAAACACTCTGGCAGAAACCTGAGATGCTCAGCTATATTCCGGTGGCCGCTCTCAAAGCGCTCATCCTCAAGCCGAACCGTCTTGGAGGGATCTCGGTGGCCCTCCATTTTGCCCGGTATGCCCAGGAAAACAGGCTGAAAGCGGTATTCAGCTCGGCTTTTGAGAGCGGAATCAGCCTGAGCTTCTATACCATGCTCGCCGCCTCGCTCTCTTCTCTGCCTGCCGCATGCGGCCTTGACACCTACCGCTACCTGGAGTACGACCTGCTTGAAACCCCGTTCGGGAGTAAGAACGGTCTGCTCGATGCAGAAACCATCTATCTGAACGCCCAGAAGGTTAACCTGCGAATGTTAAAGCGCACCTCACTATGGACCTTGTAG
- the dapB gene encoding 4-hydroxy-tetrahydrodipicolinate reductase, producing the protein MRFTLVGNGRMGTQVAQVIGQSGRHEIAAVLDIDTPVTPDLFRGSDAIIDFTVREAFLLNLPAILSSGVPVVVGTTGWDDVREKVRSQVSDAGASLLWSSNFSLGVNIFLRTVREAARLISPFTQFDIAVAEQHHTGKADFPSGTALRAADMILEANRRKTTVVRELSDERKLAPEELHVAAIRLGTVFGKHSAFIDSELDEIVISHTAKSRAGFAAGAVEAAEWLAGRHRTTPGFYTMDDFLNEKLS; encoded by the coding sequence ATGAGGTTTACCCTTGTAGGCAACGGCAGGATGGGAACACAGGTTGCCCAAGTGATCGGTCAGTCGGGCCGGCACGAAATAGCCGCCGTTCTTGATATCGATACTCCCGTTACTCCCGACCTGTTTCGCGGAAGCGATGCCATCATAGATTTTACCGTAAGGGAGGCTTTTCTGCTTAATCTGCCAGCCATCCTCAGTTCGGGTGTGCCGGTTGTTGTCGGTACCACCGGCTGGGACGATGTTCGCGAAAAGGTCAGAAGCCAGGTCTCCGATGCCGGGGCTTCGCTGCTCTGGTCGTCCAATTTTTCACTCGGGGTCAACATTTTTCTCCGAACCGTTCGCGAAGCTGCCCGGCTGATCTCTCCTTTTACGCAGTTTGATATTGCTGTAGCTGAACAACACCATACCGGAAAGGCTGATTTTCCAAGTGGAACAGCGCTCAGGGCCGCAGATATGATTCTTGAGGCGAACCGGCGGAAAACAACGGTTGTGCGTGAGCTGTCGGATGAGCGGAAACTTGCTCCTGAAGAGCTGCACGTTGCGGCAATACGGCTTGGCACAGTTTTCGGCAAGCACTCCGCCTTTATTGATTCCGAGCTGGATGAGATCGTGATCTCCCATACGGCCAAAAGCCGCGCAGGGTTTGCCGCCGGAGCGGTTGAAGCTGCCGAGTGGCTTGCAGGGCGTCACAGAACAACGCCGGGATTTTATACCATGGATGATTTTTTAAACGAAAAGCTCTCCTGA
- the menD gene encoding 2-succinyl-5-enolpyruvyl-6-hydroxy-3-cyclohexene-1-carboxylic-acid synthase, producing the protein MNNRQITTLWSSIIIEELIRQGADFFCISPGSRSTPLTAAVAGNPKARWKIFPDERSAAFFALGHARATGKPAVLICTSGTAVANYFPAVVEASMDSQPMIVLSADRPFELLECGANQTIRQENIFGSYTRWHMQLPVPSAELPPKALLSTVSYAVAKAVGSPPGPVHLNQPFREPLEPEAPDPEDPWLNPLHEWLGSAEPSSRTLFPEKRPDIEALSILRGLLAKADRPLIIAGSMQRAEEAEAVAELALDLQIPLYGDLSSGVRLMSTTLPWQQAFATPEFAERFIPDLVLHFGGRLIAKHPAAAIRKWNPKHYIVIRPDAERYSPDHNVTMSIERSILLTAKALKGCRSATSGINMEQAKTFFRHAGEAIDSETTGNLPVTEISAARLVSTLISSSQRLFLSNSMPVRDMDSFAYNIQTECVITGINRGASGIDGIISTAAGFASGGQKPVTLLIGDIAFLHDLNALSLLGSMDVPLQIIVLNNNGGGIFSFLPVSKCKEIFETHFATPQNYSVKSAAETFGVEYTNPKTNDEFMAAYTKASASPRSTVIEVNGTREDNLLRHRSLQAKINTLAAEYLTGL; encoded by the coding sequence ATGAACAACCGCCAGATCACCACACTCTGGAGCAGCATCATCATTGAAGAGCTGATCCGGCAGGGTGCTGATTTTTTCTGCATCTCTCCAGGCTCACGCTCAACGCCGCTCACAGCTGCCGTTGCCGGAAATCCTAAAGCCCGGTGGAAAATCTTTCCGGATGAACGCTCTGCAGCCTTCTTTGCGCTCGGGCATGCCAGAGCTACCGGAAAACCGGCTGTTCTCATCTGCACATCAGGCACCGCCGTAGCCAACTATTTCCCTGCCGTTGTTGAGGCATCCATGGACTCTCAGCCGATGATAGTGCTCTCTGCCGACCGCCCCTTCGAACTGCTTGAATGCGGAGCAAACCAGACTATCCGCCAGGAGAACATCTTCGGCAGCTATACCCGGTGGCACATGCAGCTCCCGGTTCCGTCAGCGGAGCTGCCACCGAAAGCCCTGCTCTCCACTGTTTCCTATGCTGTAGCGAAAGCTGTCGGTTCACCTCCCGGCCCGGTACACCTGAACCAGCCGTTCCGGGAGCCGCTGGAACCGGAAGCACCCGATCCGGAAGATCCCTGGCTCAACCCTCTACATGAGTGGCTTGGAAGCGCAGAACCCTCAAGCCGCACACTTTTCCCGGAAAAGCGACCGGATATTGAAGCTCTCTCGATACTGCGTGGACTGCTTGCAAAAGCTGACAGGCCCCTCATTATTGCGGGAAGCATGCAGCGCGCCGAAGAGGCGGAAGCGGTTGCCGAACTTGCCCTTGATCTTCAGATACCACTCTACGGCGATCTCTCTTCAGGAGTTCGCCTGATGAGCACAACACTTCCATGGCAGCAGGCCTTTGCAACTCCGGAATTCGCTGAACGCTTCATACCCGACCTGGTGCTCCATTTCGGCGGTCGCCTGATCGCAAAACACCCGGCAGCCGCCATCCGGAAGTGGAATCCGAAACACTATATCGTCATCAGACCAGATGCAGAGCGCTACTCCCCCGACCACAACGTAACCATGAGCATTGAGCGTTCGATTCTCCTGACCGCCAAGGCTCTCAAGGGGTGCCGCTCTGCCACTTCCGGAATCAATATGGAGCAGGCCAAAACATTCTTCCGCCACGCAGGAGAAGCCATTGACAGTGAAACCACAGGCAACCTTCCGGTAACAGAAATTTCCGCTGCACGACTGGTTTCAACGCTGATAAGCAGCAGCCAGCGACTCTTCCTCTCAAACAGCATGCCGGTCCGAGATATGGACAGCTTCGCATACAACATTCAGACAGAATGCGTCATAACCGGCATCAACCGCGGAGCAAGCGGGATTGACGGCATTATCTCAACCGCAGCCGGATTTGCCTCAGGCGGACAAAAGCCGGTGACGCTCCTGATCGGCGATATCGCCTTTCTGCACGACCTGAATGCACTCTCGCTGCTCGGCTCCATGGATGTCCCCCTGCAGATTATTGTGCTCAACAACAACGGCGGAGGCATCTTCTCGTTCCTGCCGGTTTCCAAATGCAAAGAGATCTTTGAAACCCATTTCGCCACCCCGCAAAACTACAGTGTCAAATCCGCCGCCGAAACCTTCGGTGTAGAGTACACGAATCCGAAAACAAACGACGAATTCATGGCTGCTTACACAAAAGCATCCGCCAGCCCCCGAAGCACCGTGATAGAAGTCAATGGCACAAGAGAGGATAATCTGCTCCGCCACCGCTCACTCCAGGCCAAAATCAACACCCTCGCCGCAGAATATCTTACCGGGCTGTGA